In bacterium, a genomic segment contains:
- a CDS encoding class I SAM-dependent methyltransferase: MTQSAGIPCGACGGVADDPAGVIPFYLKSGEIDTSLWRCRFCGTYTRDINLDDPRLRGHFEVASYTDPQAEARLRDCRAGFFAYLQSLAEAAIGRSLHGLRVLDVGAAYGHLLDRLLADGARGEGVEIVETLRARMTARGLVVHETVPTAVAAPFDVIFAIDSLYYFNDPPAALGAIRRIISPDGRLIIRVTNRVWLLDWLRVAGVAIGRDRFGDAKCNFSPEGMALLLQKAGFEPTRLIWREKGKRGQGRLLRLYYTLSAWASEYLTLPVAPGMILIARPRP, translated from the coding sequence GTGACGCAATCTGCTGGAATTCCCTGCGGTGCCTGCGGCGGTGTGGCCGATGATCCGGCCGGAGTGATCCCCTTCTACCTGAAATCGGGCGAAATCGATACGTCCCTGTGGCGCTGCCGCTTTTGCGGTACCTACACGCGCGACATCAACCTGGATGACCCGCGGCTGCGCGGGCATTTCGAGGTCGCCAGTTACACCGATCCGCAGGCGGAAGCCCGTCTGCGCGATTGCCGCGCCGGCTTTTTCGCCTATCTCCAGTCGCTGGCCGAGGCAGCCATCGGCCGCTCCCTCCATGGATTGCGTGTCCTGGATGTCGGCGCCGCCTACGGCCACCTCCTCGACCGGCTGCTCGCCGATGGCGCGCGAGGCGAAGGCGTCGAGATTGTGGAGACCCTGCGCGCGCGGATGACGGCGCGCGGGCTGGTTGTGCATGAGACCGTGCCCACGGCCGTCGCCGCCCCCTTCGATGTCATCTTTGCGATCGACAGTCTCTATTACTTTAACGATCCGCCGGCGGCGCTGGGTGCGATCCGGCGCATTATCAGTCCGGACGGCCGACTGATCATCCGGGTCACCAACCGGGTCTGGCTGCTCGACTGGTTGCGCGTGGCGGGAGTGGCGATCGGGCGCGATCGGTTCGGTGACGCCAAGTGCAACTTCAGTCCGGAGGGGATGGCGCTCCTGCTGCAAAAGGCGGGGTTTGAGCCGACGCGGCTGATCTGGCGGGAGAAGGGAAAACGCGGTCAGGGCCGGCTTCTGCGGTTGTACTACACGCTCTCGGCGTGGGCGAGCGAGTATCTGACATTGCCGGTCGCGCCGGGCATGATCTTGATCGCCCGCCCGCGGCCATAG
- a CDS encoding ABC transporter permease — protein MSKRGNISVGEGINVAFTALRANKMRSTLTMLGIIIGVAAMITMVAMGSGARRAVEQRIQALGAGLLFVRPGAPHQGFIRLSAGSVETLDDKDVEAIRTECPSVVAVIPEATGFAQVKFENKNWNTRVTGSIPDYEWVRNAATSQGGYFTNAENQRRERVCVIGQEVATNLFEDTDPVGKTIRINGMSFEVKGVLKEKGIQGWMNQDDMILIPIETALNRLFGRDTFGSLTLKVRDESLIERAILEVETTLRRMHRLAPGQENDFNIRSMSDVGAAQAETANTFTMLLASIALVSLIVGGIGIMNIMLVSVTERTREIGVRKAMGARRRDILLQFLMESITLSVIGGTVGIGVGVGAAMVLSRFYGWNTLIVPEAVFVSFAFAALVGIFFGLYPARKAARLDPIEALRYE, from the coding sequence ATGAGCAAACGCGGGAACATCTCGGTCGGCGAAGGCATCAATGTTGCCTTTACGGCGCTGCGCGCCAACAAGATGCGGTCGACGCTGACGATGCTGGGCATCATCATCGGTGTGGCGGCGATGATCACCATGGTGGCGATGGGCTCGGGCGCGCGCCGTGCCGTCGAGCAACGTATCCAGGCGCTCGGCGCCGGGCTCCTGTTTGTCCGACCGGGGGCGCCGCATCAGGGGTTTATCCGTCTCAGCGCCGGCTCGGTCGAAACGCTCGACGACAAGGATGTCGAGGCGATCCGTACCGAATGCCCCTCGGTGGTGGCGGTCATCCCCGAAGCGACCGGGTTTGCGCAGGTGAAGTTTGAGAACAAGAACTGGAATACGCGTGTCACCGGTTCCATCCCCGATTACGAGTGGGTGCGCAACGCGGCGACCAGCCAGGGCGGCTACTTCACCAACGCCGAGAACCAGCGCCGCGAACGTGTCTGCGTGATCGGGCAGGAAGTCGCGACCAACCTCTTTGAGGACACCGACCCGGTCGGCAAGACGATCCGGATCAACGGCATGAGCTTTGAAGTCAAGGGCGTGCTCAAGGAGAAGGGCATCCAGGGCTGGATGAACCAGGACGACATGATCCTGATTCCGATCGAGACCGCGCTCAACCGGCTCTTCGGCCGCGACACGTTCGGGTCGCTGACGCTGAAGGTCCGCGATGAGTCGCTGATCGAACGCGCCATCCTCGAGGTCGAGACGACGCTGCGCCGCATGCACCGCCTGGCGCCCGGGCAGGAGAACGATTTCAACATCCGCTCGATGTCGGATGTCGGCGCGGCGCAGGCGGAGACGGCCAACACGTTCACCATGCTCCTGGCGTCCATTGCGCTGGTCTCCCTCATCGTGGGCGGGATCGGCATCATGAACATCATGCTGGTGTCGGTCACCGAGCGCACGCGTGAGATCGGCGTGCGCAAGGCGATGGGCGCGCGCCGGCGGGACATCCTGCTGCAGTTCTTGATGGAATCGATCACGCTGTCGGTGATTGGCGGCACGGTGGGCATCGGGGTCGGCGTGGGCGCGGCCATGGTGCTGTCGCGATTCTATGGCTGGAACACGCTGATCGTGCCCGAAGCCGTATTCGTCTCGTTCGCCTTTGCCGCCCTGGTCGGCATCTTCTTCGGGTTGTACCCGGCGCGCAAAGCGGCGCGTCTGGATCCGATCGAAGCCCTGCGCTACGAATAA
- the ilvC gene encoding ketol-acid reductoisomerase, which yields MRVVRQSSLAPLRGRKICIIGFGSQGRAQALNLRDAGFAPLIALPPSSRSRQRARRDRFPVATVAEGTAHSDILFMLAPDHLHGRIFDREIAPHLRAGQTLVFAHASSVHFGEVVAPPTVDVVLVAPLGPGKRLRELRARHDGVACFVAVHRDASGKARARALALARGIGCLPAGAIATTFAEEAVGDLFGEQAVLCGGLSALLQAGVDTLVRHGLKPEHAYLECVYQLDLIVDLVKSEGLRGMLTQISPTAAYGAHEAGPRIITTATRRQMDRLYREITDGRFMARWVARAQRSELPAPRVSRAFQRGEDAVRRAFAVKNRGRR from the coding sequence ATGCGTGTCGTTCGCCAGTCATCATTGGCTCCGTTGCGGGGCCGGAAAATCTGCATCATCGGGTTCGGTTCGCAGGGACGCGCCCAGGCCCTGAATCTGCGCGACGCGGGCTTTGCGCCGCTGATTGCCCTGCCGCCGTCCAGCCGCAGCCGTCAACGCGCGCGACGCGATCGTTTCCCGGTCGCGACTGTCGCGGAGGGGACGGCCCATTCCGACATCCTCTTCATGCTGGCGCCGGACCACCTGCATGGGCGCATTTTTGATCGGGAGATTGCGCCGCATCTGCGCGCCGGGCAGACTTTGGTGTTCGCCCATGCCTCCTCGGTGCATTTCGGAGAGGTTGTCGCGCCGCCCACGGTCGATGTTGTGCTGGTGGCGCCGTTGGGCCCGGGAAAGCGGTTGCGCGAGCTGCGCGCACGGCATGACGGCGTCGCCTGTTTTGTCGCCGTCCATCGCGATGCCTCCGGGAAGGCCCGCGCGCGCGCGCTGGCGCTGGCGCGGGGCATCGGCTGTCTGCCGGCGGGCGCGATTGCGACGACCTTCGCCGAGGAGGCGGTCGGCGACCTGTTCGGCGAGCAGGCGGTGCTCTGCGGCGGACTGTCGGCGCTGCTGCAGGCCGGCGTGGACACGCTTGTCCGTCATGGCCTGAAACCGGAACACGCGTACCTCGAATGCGTCTATCAACTCGATCTGATTGTGGACCTGGTCAAAAGCGAGGGCCTGCGGGGGATGCTGACGCAGATCTCGCCGACGGCCGCCTACGGGGCGCATGAGGCCGGTCCACGGATCATCACCACCGCGACGCGGCGGCAGATGGATCGGTTGTATCGCGAGATTACCGACGGCCGGTTCATGGCGCGCTGGGTGGCGCGCGCGCAACGATCGGAGCTGCCGGCGCCGCGTGTCTCGCGCGCGTTTCAGCGCGGCGAGGATGCCGTGCGGCGCGCCTTTGCCGTCAAGAACCGGGGCCGCCGGTAG
- the bshB1 gene encoding bacillithiol biosynthesis deacetylase BshB1: protein MATKRNLRSKRESAADPTFDVLSFGAHPDDVEVGTGGVLIRLRERGHRVGIVYLTEGEMGTGGTRAIRKREAEAAARIMGVEIVKRFNWGDTKLFDSYDKRVAVARLIRRCKPRIIFAPHWDGFTGRRQSHPDHLATGRIVMNAANLAALIKLGGEGTAHRTGAIYHYFLPSGVNPSFVVDITPQFVRWMQALSAHRSQFLNPKKSRDYLWSLETMARANGARIGVKYGQGFLSAEPLRIDDPMTLVQGDQVI from the coding sequence ATGGCAACCAAACGAAACCTGAGATCGAAGCGGGAGTCGGCCGCGGATCCGACATTCGATGTCCTGTCGTTCGGCGCACATCCCGATGACGTTGAAGTGGGCACCGGCGGGGTGCTGATCCGCCTGCGCGAGCGCGGCCACCGGGTGGGCATCGTGTATCTGACCGAGGGGGAGATGGGCACCGGCGGCACCCGCGCCATCCGCAAGCGCGAAGCGGAGGCGGCGGCCCGCATCATGGGCGTGGAGATCGTCAAACGCTTCAATTGGGGTGATACGAAGTTGTTCGACTCGTACGACAAGCGGGTGGCGGTCGCCAGACTGATTCGTCGCTGCAAGCCGCGCATCATCTTCGCGCCGCATTGGGATGGGTTCACCGGACGGCGTCAGTCGCATCCGGACCACCTGGCCACCGGGCGCATCGTCATGAACGCCGCCAATCTCGCCGCTCTGATCAAATTGGGCGGCGAAGGCACCGCCCACCGTACCGGGGCGATCTACCACTACTTTCTGCCGTCGGGCGTCAATCCGTCGTTTGTGGTCGACATCACGCCGCAGTTTGTGCGCTGGATGCAGGCGTTGTCGGCGCACCGCTCGCAATTCCTCAATCCGAAGAAATCGCGGGATTACCTCTGGTCGCTGGAGACCATGGCGCGGGCCAACGGCGCGCGTATCGGCGTCAAGTACGGCCAGGGATTCCTCTCGGCCGAGCCGCTACGGATCGATGATCCGATGACGCTGGTGCAGGGCGACCAGGTGATTTAG
- a CDS encoding efflux RND transporter periplasmic adaptor subunit: MRKLWWVLGVLIICGGAYWWHSTRSQSAPGDEIFKRTAVARRGDMVVSISATGRIDPIEKVEVKSKASGEIIELPIEEGDVVRRGDLIARLDRRTAQNDYDQAQADYSVAEVTVRQRERELKRLQTLFENKLASESELDNAKLAYEQANSSLVRTKAALSTAEERLRDTEIRSPIDGIIIERPVEIGQIISSGTTTVTGGTLLCTVANMQQVYVVASVDETDIGKVSVGMPAFITPDAYPDKRLRGTVERIAPKSKVEQNVTVFEVTSLVDNAEGLLKSGMNSTVEVVTNQAEDAILLPVRAVEYRTPPAPTSGDTARTGLRAEGTRGPGDTAGGHRRFERGAGGPSTGGGGTQMVMMQGGPGGTTMTRTQSGRATGIPMVQVRRHGVDQWVPVKTGLSNVDDIQILEGVAEGDTVVYSLSSGAMQQRAEMMERMRNNTAIPGMRRTN; this comes from the coding sequence GTGAGGAAACTGTGGTGGGTGTTGGGAGTTCTGATCATCTGCGGCGGGGCCTATTGGTGGCACAGCACCCGGTCGCAATCGGCGCCGGGCGATGAGATCTTCAAGCGCACGGCGGTGGCGCGCCGCGGCGACATGGTGGTCTCGATCTCCGCAACCGGGCGCATCGACCCGATCGAAAAAGTCGAAGTCAAATCGAAGGCCTCCGGCGAAATCATCGAACTGCCGATCGAGGAAGGCGATGTGGTCCGTCGCGGCGACCTGATTGCCCGCCTGGACCGACGCACCGCGCAGAATGATTACGACCAGGCGCAGGCCGACTACAGCGTGGCCGAGGTCACAGTTCGACAGCGCGAACGTGAACTCAAGCGCCTGCAGACACTGTTTGAAAACAAGCTCGCCTCGGAAAGCGAATTGGACAACGCCAAGCTCGCCTACGAGCAGGCCAACTCCTCGCTGGTGCGTACCAAGGCGGCGCTGTCCACCGCCGAAGAACGCTTGCGCGACACCGAGATCCGTTCACCGATCGACGGGATCATCATCGAGCGTCCGGTGGAAATCGGCCAGATCATCTCGTCGGGCACCACGACCGTGACCGGCGGGACGCTCTTGTGCACGGTGGCGAACATGCAGCAGGTGTATGTGGTGGCGTCGGTCGATGAGACCGACATCGGCAAGGTGAGCGTCGGCATGCCGGCGTTCATCACTCCGGACGCCTACCCTGACAAGCGGCTGCGCGGCACCGTGGAACGCATCGCTCCGAAGTCGAAGGTTGAGCAGAACGTCACGGTCTTCGAAGTCACCTCGCTGGTGGACAACGCCGAGGGATTGCTCAAATCGGGCATGAACTCCACCGTGGAAGTGGTGACCAATCAGGCCGAGGATGCGATTCTTCTTCCGGTCCGCGCGGTGGAATACCGCACGCCGCCGGCCCCGACGTCGGGAGACACAGCGCGCACAGGGTTGCGCGCCGAAGGCACGCGTGGTCCCGGCGACACCGCGGGCGGGCATCGGCGATTCGAACGCGGCGCGGGTGGGCCGTCGACCGGAGGCGGCGGCACACAGATGGTCATGATGCAGGGCGGGCCGGGCGGCACCACGATGACCCGGACACAGAGCGGCCGCGCCACCGGCATCCCGATGGTGCAGGTGCGTCGCCACGGCGTTGATCAATGGGTGCCGGTCAAGACCGGACTGTCGAACGTCGACGACATTCAGATTCTGGAAGGGGTCGCCGAAGGCGATACGGTGGTCTATTCGCTTTCGTCGGGAGCGATGCAACAGCGAGCCGAGATGATGGAACGCATGCGCAACAACACCGCAATCCCCGGCATGCGGCGGACGAACTAA